The Motacilla alba alba isolate MOTALB_02 chromosome 29, Motacilla_alba_V1.0_pri, whole genome shotgun sequence nucleotide sequence gcacgGGGAAAGTGGTGCAAGGCAAAGCCGGCAATTACAAAAACTACAAATCAAGCGGACAAAATTCACCCCGCGGGGGAGCTGCCGCAATCCCGGCTCTATAAATGCGGCCGGAGCGGGCTGTCACCGAGCCGTGCCACCCGGGGATGTGGCCGTACGTGGCGGCCgcgctgctggggctgttcctgctgcgGCGCTGGCACCGGGAGCGGCAGACGGTGCCGCGGCTCTCGGAGAAGCACGTGCTGATCACGGGATGCGACAGCGGCTTCGGGAACCTGCTGGCGCGGCAGCTGGACGCGCGGGGGCTGCGGGTGCTGGCCGCCTGCCTGACGGACACCGGGGCCAAGCAGCTGCGGGCGGCCACCTCCAAGCGGCTGCAGACCGTCCTGCTGGATGTCACCTCCAGCAAGAGCATCGCCGATGTCACCGCCTGGGTCCGGGAGCGTGTGGGTGATCAAGGTGAAATGGGTTTGGCACCCTGTTGTCGCCCTGTTGTCCCCCCTCGCTTCCGCTGACAGGCTGCGGGGCAATCAAGGCTCTGTGATTAATTGCTGCCTGGCCAGAGGTGCTTCTCTGGACATCCATCTGccatcagctcctgcaggagcgCTGCTCGGGCAGAGAGTTCAGCTTTCAGCCCTTTCCTCCTGAAAATCAGCTAATTAAGAGCTGATTACCCCAACAGCTCTCCTGCCGCCTTGCCTGCTTGTAGCAGCACAGGTGAGACTGGTGCAGGACCTTGGAACAGCCCCGgctcatcccatcccctccccagggctctgggggctggTGAACAACGCAGGGATCGCCATCCCCACGGCCCCGAACGAGTGGCTGAGCAAGGAGGACTTCGTCAAGGTGCTGAACGTCAACCTGGTGGGGGTCGTGGAGGTGACGCTGAGCCTCCTGCCGCTGgtgcggcgggcgcggggccgcgtGGTCAACGTGGCCAGCGTGATGGGCCGCGTGTCCTGCTTCGGTGGCGGCTACTGCATCTCCAAATTCGGCGTGGAAGCCTTCTCTGACAGCCTCAGGTACGGTTGTGGTGGCCCCCGGAGCTCTCCTGTGCTCTCCCGGCGTTGCCCcgctgtgccctggcagggttTTATTTACGTTTTTACTCCCGGTTACTTTTTccccagagaggttgtgaaaCGCTGAGCTCGAGCGGGCTGGGAgcgtgggcagggctggagccgtGGGTGTGCAACCAGGGGAAGGGTTTCAAGGAGCTCTGGAGCAAAGCTCTAGAGGGATCCTGGGGTGGACAAGTCCGGGAGGTCCCAGGGTCGGTGATTCTGGTGTCCAGGGGAGTCCTGGGGCGCTGAATTCGGGGAGATCCCAGGATCCGGGAATGCTCCGGGGTGGTCCCGAGGCCCTGAACTGAGGTTCAGGGGGATTC carries:
- the LOC119712798 gene encoding retinol dehydrogenase 16-like isoform X1; the protein is MWPYVAAALLGLFLLRRWHRERQTVPRLSEKHVLITGCDSGFGNLLARQLDARGLRVLAACLTDTGAKQLRAATSKRLQTVLLDVTSSKSIADVTAWVRERVGDQGLWGLVNNAGIAIPTAPNEWLSKEDFVKVLNVNLVGVVEVTLSLLPLVRRARGRVVNVASVMGRVSCFGGGYCISKFGVEAFSDSLRRELRPFGVRVSIIEPGGFQTGMIDPAPLVKGFARLWERLPAEAQAAYGRHYLDKCESIPTPHRHPRDLHGADPLVPPTDAKSTTLLHRLSSSRLSHVTDAMTHALLSRCPRSRYAAGWDARLIFLPLSYCPAWLSDSILGFFLPVPASGMP
- the LOC119712798 gene encoding retinol dehydrogenase 16-like isoform X2, with amino-acid sequence MWPYVAAALLGLFLLRRWHRERQTVPRLSEKHVLITGCDSGFGNLLARQLDARGLRVLAACLTDTGAKQLRAATSKRLQTVLLDVTSSKSIADVTAWVRERVGDQGLWGLVNNAGIAIPTAPNEWLSKEDFVKVLNVNLVGVVEVTLSLLPLVRRARGRVVNVASVMGRVSCFGGGYCISKFGVEAFSDSLRRELRPFGVRVSIIEPGGFQTGMIDPAPLVKGFARLWERLPAEAQAAYGRHYLDKYAKSTTLLHRLSSSRLSHVTDAMTHALLSRCPRSRYAAGWDARLIFLPLSYCPAWLSDSILGFFLPVPASGMP